A part of Paenibacillus sp. sptzw28 genomic DNA contains:
- the hisB gene encoding imidazoleglycerol-phosphate dehydratase HisB has translation MADNVIRAAEVVRKTNETDIKLSFAVDGSGQAKFDTDVPFLNHMLDLFTKHGHFDLTVEARGDVDIDDHHTVEDIGICLGQTIREALGDKRGIKRYASVFVPMDEALAQVVIDLSNRPHFEYRAQYPSQQVGSFQVELVQEFLWKLALESRMTLHVIVHYGVNTHHMIEAVFKALGRALDEAAGIDPRVQGVPSTKGVL, from the coding sequence GATATCAAGCTTTCGTTCGCCGTTGACGGCAGTGGACAGGCAAAGTTCGATACAGATGTGCCCTTCCTCAATCATATGCTTGATTTGTTTACGAAGCACGGACACTTCGATCTGACGGTTGAGGCGCGCGGCGACGTCGATATCGACGACCATCATACGGTGGAAGACATCGGAATATGTCTCGGGCAAACCATTCGGGAGGCTCTTGGCGACAAACGCGGGATTAAGCGTTATGCCTCGGTGTTCGTTCCGATGGATGAAGCGCTGGCCCAGGTTGTGATCGATTTGAGCAACCGTCCTCATTTTGAGTATCGGGCTCAGTACCCGTCTCAGCAGGTCGGGAGCTTCCAGGTCGAGCTGGTTCAAGAATTTCTATGGAAGCTGGCGCTTGAATCTCGTATGACGCTTCATGTGATCGTTCATTATGGGGTAAACACGCACCATATGATCGAGGCGGTGTTTAAAGCGCTCGGCCGGGCGCTGGACGAAGCGGCAGGCATCGACCCGCGCGTACAAGGAGTGCCTTCGACGAAAGGAGTGCTGTAA
- the hisF gene encoding imidazole glycerol phosphate synthase subunit HisF, which produces MLAKRIIPCLDVKDGRVVKGVNFVNLRDAGDPVELAATYDKEGADELVFLDISASHEGRATMVDVVKRTAGEITIPFTVGGGIAHVDDMKRLLRAGADKIGINTAAVTNPSLVKDGARKFGSQCIVVAIDAKFNPQWGEWEVFTHGGRKATGMKALAWAKEVEQLGAGEILLTSMDADGTKDGFDLKLTRAVSDMLGIPVIASGGAGRVGHFYDVFEQGRADAGLAATIFHYKEMTIRDVKDDLQHRGVEVR; this is translated from the coding sequence ATGCTGGCCAAACGGATTATCCCCTGTCTCGACGTGAAGGACGGCCGAGTCGTGAAGGGAGTAAACTTCGTCAATTTGCGCGATGCGGGCGATCCTGTCGAGCTTGCCGCTACTTATGATAAGGAAGGCGCCGACGAGCTTGTGTTTCTTGATATTTCCGCGTCCCATGAAGGGCGGGCCACGATGGTGGATGTGGTTAAGCGGACGGCAGGCGAAATTACGATTCCCTTTACGGTCGGGGGCGGAATCGCCCATGTGGATGACATGAAGCGGCTGCTTCGCGCAGGCGCGGACAAGATTGGCATCAATACCGCAGCCGTGACCAATCCTTCCCTTGTTAAGGACGGCGCCCGCAAATTCGGTTCCCAGTGCATCGTAGTGGCGATCGACGCCAAGTTTAATCCGCAGTGGGGAGAATGGGAAGTGTTCACGCACGGCGGGCGGAAAGCCACCGGCATGAAGGCGCTGGCGTGGGCGAAGGAAGTGGAGCAGCTGGGTGCGGGCGAGATATTGCTGACTAGCATGGACGCCGACGGGACGAAGGACGGCTTCGATCTGAAGCTTACGCGTGCCGTCTCGGATATGCTCGGCATCCCTGTCATAGCCTCGGGAGGCGCCGGAAGAGTAGGTCATTTCTATGATGTATTCGAGCAGGGACGCGCGGATGCGGGACTTGCGGCGACCATTTTCCACTA
- the hisH gene encoding imidazole glycerol phosphate synthase subunit HisH — protein sequence MIAIIDYGMGNLHSVSKAVERLGYEALVTADAKEIMEADGAILPGVGAFGDAMQNLRNTGLEEVTKFYAASGKPLLGICLGMQLLFAESEEYGRHEGLGLLPGTVVRFQGDYKVPHMGWNKLSFRQASPLFEGLEEGHVYFVHSFHAIPGHAEDLLATTDYHQQVTAIVGRGNVFGMQFHPEKSGDLGMRLLGNFLELTASRQAAR from the coding sequence ATGATTGCCATCATCGACTACGGGATGGGCAACCTTCACAGCGTAAGCAAGGCAGTGGAGCGGCTTGGCTACGAAGCGCTCGTAACTGCGGATGCGAAAGAAATCATGGAAGCGGACGGGGCGATTCTGCCTGGAGTCGGGGCTTTCGGCGACGCGATGCAAAATCTGCGCAATACCGGTCTTGAAGAGGTCACGAAGTTTTATGCCGCGTCCGGCAAGCCGCTGCTCGGCATATGTCTTGGCATGCAGCTGTTGTTCGCGGAAAGCGAAGAGTACGGCAGGCATGAGGGACTGGGACTGCTGCCGGGAACGGTGGTTCGTTTCCAAGGAGACTATAAGGTGCCGCACATGGGCTGGAATAAACTGTCCTTTCGTCAAGCGAGCCCTTTGTTCGAGGGACTGGAGGAAGGTCATGTTTACTTTGTTCACTCCTTCCACGCTATTCCCGGACATGCGGAGGATTTGCTTGCTACGACGGACTATCATCAGCAGGTGACCGCAATTGTGGGCCGCGGAAATGTGTTCGGTATGCAGTTCCACCCCGAGAAAAGCGGCGATCTCGGTATGCGGCTGCTTGGTAATTTTCTTGAGCTGACCGCATCGCGGCAAGCCGCTCGTTAA